The following are from one region of the Flavobacteriaceae bacterium UJ101 genome:
- a CDS encoding UPF0061 protein (Belongs to the UPF0061 (SELO) family.) has translation MQFNIHDTFNKKLPADLDLSNTRRQVFNACYSFVIPKATSNPQLIHVADEVAKLLGISKKDYTSTDFLQTFTGNKVTKNTNPYAMCYGGHQFGNWAGQLGDGRAINLMEIEHQNKRWALQLKGAGETPYSRTADGLAVLRSSIREHLCSEAMHYLGIPTTRSLSLALSGDQVLRDILYDGNSAYEKGAIVCRTAPSFIRFGNFEIFASRNDKNTLKTLLDYTITEFYPTIQAGTKEGYLDFFNTVVQQTLHMIIHWQRVGFVHGVMNTDNMSILGLTIDYGPYGWLEGYDHNWTPNTTDRQFKRYSYGNQPKIGLWNLYQLANALFPLIEDAKPLEEALNNYNTAYKIEHYQMMRNKLGLIETLKTDEKLIDDLERILQLSETDMTLFFRSLASISKSIKIDDSNTFLTTIQDAFYAFDEIKEVILKEWKEWFSYYIKRLEKESLSDLERKDYMNKINPKYVLRNYMAQLAIDAADKGDYSLLNELYELLKNPYEEQPEHEKWFAKRPEWARKKVGCSMLSCSS, from the coding sequence ATGCAATTCAACATACACGACACATTCAATAAAAAATTACCTGCTGACCTAGATTTAAGCAATACCCGAAGACAGGTTTTTAATGCTTGTTATTCATTTGTAATACCAAAGGCCACATCAAATCCACAATTAATTCATGTAGCAGATGAAGTAGCCAAGTTATTAGGTATTTCAAAAAAAGATTATACTTCAACTGATTTTTTACAAACCTTTACAGGAAATAAAGTAACTAAAAACACCAACCCTTATGCCATGTGTTATGGTGGGCATCAATTTGGAAATTGGGCAGGTCAATTAGGTGATGGAAGAGCCATTAATTTAATGGAAATTGAGCATCAAAATAAACGATGGGCACTACAATTAAAAGGAGCAGGTGAGACACCTTATTCTAGAACTGCCGATGGATTAGCTGTTTTACGTTCTTCAATTCGCGAACATTTATGTAGTGAAGCTATGCATTATTTAGGTATTCCAACTACACGATCTTTGTCGTTAGCATTATCAGGGGATCAAGTGCTTCGTGATATATTGTATGATGGAAATTCAGCTTATGAAAAAGGAGCTATTGTATGCAGAACTGCTCCTAGTTTTATACGTTTTGGAAATTTTGAAATCTTTGCAAGTAGAAATGATAAAAATACACTTAAAACCTTATTAGATTATACCATTACTGAATTTTATCCAACTATTCAAGCTGGAACTAAAGAAGGGTATCTCGATTTTTTCAATACCGTAGTACAACAAACTTTACATATGATTATCCATTGGCAACGTGTTGGTTTTGTTCATGGGGTCATGAATACTGATAACATGTCAATTTTGGGCTTAACTATTGATTATGGACCTTACGGATGGTTAGAAGGTTATGATCATAACTGGACCCCCAATACAACCGATCGACAATTTAAACGCTATAGCTATGGAAATCAACCTAAAATTGGATTATGGAATTTGTATCAACTAGCTAATGCTTTATTTCCCTTAATTGAAGATGCTAAACCTTTAGAAGAAGCTTTAAACAACTATAATACAGCCTATAAGATCGAACATTATCAAATGATGCGTAACAAACTAGGATTAATAGAAACATTAAAAACAGATGAAAAACTAATTGATGATTTAGAACGTATTTTACAATTATCAGAAACCGATATGACTCTATTTTTTAGAAGCTTAGCTTCTATTTCTAAATCTATAAAAATCGACGACTCAAATACTTTTTTAACTACTATCCAAGATGCTTTTTACGCTTTTGATGAAATAAAAGAGGTAATCTTAAAAGAATGGAAGGAATGGTTTTCCTATTATATTAAACGATTGGAAAAAGAATCTCTTTCCGACTTAGAACGAAAAGATTATATGAATAAAATAAACCCAAAATATGTCTTACGCAATTATATGGCCCAATTAGCTATTGATGCTGCTGACAAAGGTGATTATTCCTTATTAAATGAACTATATGAACTTTTAAAAAATCCTTACGAAGAACAGCCTGAACATGAAAAATGGTTTGCTAAAAGACCTGAATGGGCAAGAAAAAAAGTAGGTTGCTCTATGTTATCCTGTAGCTCCTAA
- the pyrDI gene encoding dihydroorotate dehydrogenase (NAD(+)) (Catalyzes the conversion of dihydroorotate to orotate with fumarate as the electron acceptor; Belongs to the dihydroorotate dehydrogenase family. Type 1 subfamily.; KEGG: psab:PSAB_13800 dihydroorotate dehydrogenase (NAD+) catalytic subunit) codes for MSNIDLSTQISGFKLDNLIFNASGPRCTTKEDLDILLQSSAGAIISKSSTAQLREGNPSPRYIDVPLGSINSMGLPNLGIDFYLDYFRQNQETLTKPMFISVAGLSLDENLDILHKIHTSDFFFPVELNLSCPNVPGKPQTGYDFERTQEVLEKVFEFYKKPLGIKLPPYFDLIHFEQMAAILNQFPIQFVTCVNSIGNGLYIDIANESVVIKPKNGFGGIGGDYIKPTALANVRQFYTLLRKDIQIIGCGGIKNGQDAFEHILCGASAVQIGTQLMKEDVTTCFERISQELRDLMQQKGYTKIDDFKGKLKSL; via the coding sequence ATGTCAAATATCGATTTATCAACACAAATTAGCGGTTTTAAATTAGACAACCTCATTTTCAATGCTTCAGGGCCTCGTTGTACAACAAAAGAAGATTTGGATATCCTTTTACAATCTTCTGCAGGAGCCATAATATCAAAAAGTTCAACAGCTCAATTAAGAGAAGGAAATCCTTCACCACGTTATATTGACGTACCTTTAGGAAGTATAAACTCTATGGGACTACCTAATTTAGGAATCGATTTTTACTTAGATTATTTTAGACAAAATCAGGAAACTCTAACAAAACCGATGTTCATTTCAGTAGCGGGTTTAAGTTTAGACGAAAATTTAGACATTTTACACAAAATTCATACTTCTGATTTCTTTTTTCCTGTTGAATTAAACCTTTCATGCCCAAATGTACCAGGGAAACCACAAACAGGTTATGATTTTGAACGTACTCAAGAGGTTTTAGAGAAAGTATTTGAATTTTATAAAAAACCTTTAGGTATTAAATTGCCTCCTTACTTCGATTTAATACATTTTGAGCAAATGGCGGCTATTTTAAATCAATTTCCAATTCAGTTCGTAACTTGTGTAAATAGTATTGGAAATGGTCTGTATATCGATATTGCCAATGAATCAGTTGTGATAAAACCTAAAAATGGTTTTGGTGGAATTGGAGGAGACTATATTAAACCTACTGCATTAGCTAATGTTCGTCAATTTTATACGTTATTACGTAAAGATATTCAAATTATAGGGTGTGGAGGAATTAAAAACGGTCAAGATGCTTTTGAACATATTTTATGTGGTGCTTCTGCAGTTCAAATTGGAACTCAACTCATGAAAGAAGATGTTACAACATGTTTTGAAAGAATTTCCCAAGAATTGCGAGACTTAATGCAACAAAAAGGTTACACTAAAATTGATGATTTCAAAGGGAAACTAAAGAGTTTATAA
- the UMPS gene encoding orotate phosphoribosyltransferase (Catalyzes the transfer of a ribosyl phosphate group from 5-phosphoribose 1-diphosphate to orotate, leading to the formation of orotidine monophosphate (OMP); Belongs to the purine/pyrimidine phosphoribosyltransferase family. PyrE subfamily.; KEGG: lep:Lepto7376_2213 uridine monophosphate synthetase): protein MNLKEKFLLNIFELGIIKFGQFTLKSGVVSPFYVDLRSIASRPDLLKHLSHLMMDATQEDDYKVICGVPYSALPMATAMSLSYDIPLIIKRKENKGYGTKKLIEGVYEKGDRTLLVEDVITSGKSLIETIEEVENEGLIVDSMVVVIDRQQGGSNLLRSKGFKLHTLFTIEEALQILDKHGRVGQATIDSVLDFVNNNQDVTNYVVKRKSYEEKLNHIQHPKAHELVNIALKKKSNLICAADLASGQEILALAEKIGPQICALKLHADVYEDFSQDFIQSLKALAQEHEFLIFEDRKFADIGNTQKLQFEKGIHKIANWADMITTHIIAGEKSLEAFADSGVGVVPILEMSSKGALTNKGYVDAAKRIAMNNPQVIGGVAQSKLSEELLLFTPGVNFEATGDDLGQQYNTPEKVFKEYETDFIIVGRGIYQAENASEAAQKYKELGWEAYERAL from the coding sequence ATGAATCTTAAAGAAAAATTTCTTCTTAATATTTTCGAATTAGGGATTATAAAATTCGGACAATTTACGTTAAAAAGTGGTGTAGTTTCTCCATTTTATGTTGATTTACGATCTATTGCATCGCGACCAGACTTATTAAAACATCTTTCGCATCTTATGATGGATGCTACACAGGAAGATGATTATAAAGTAATTTGTGGTGTACCTTATTCGGCACTTCCAATGGCCACAGCAATGTCGCTGTCATATGATATTCCTTTGATTATCAAACGAAAGGAAAATAAAGGATATGGAACTAAAAAGTTGATAGAAGGTGTTTATGAAAAAGGAGATCGTACACTTTTAGTGGAAGATGTAATTACTTCAGGAAAAAGTTTAATTGAAACTATTGAAGAGGTAGAAAATGAAGGTTTAATTGTTGATTCTATGGTTGTGGTAATTGACCGTCAACAAGGAGGAAGTAATTTGTTACGTAGTAAAGGTTTTAAATTGCATACATTATTCACTATTGAAGAAGCATTACAGATTTTAGATAAACACGGAAGAGTTGGTCAAGCAACGATTGATAGCGTACTTGATTTTGTGAATAACAATCAAGATGTAACCAATTATGTTGTGAAACGTAAATCATATGAAGAAAAGTTAAATCATATTCAGCATCCTAAAGCACATGAATTAGTTAATATTGCATTGAAGAAGAAATCGAATTTGATCTGTGCAGCTGATTTAGCTAGTGGACAAGAAATTTTAGCCTTAGCTGAAAAAATAGGACCACAAATTTGTGCTTTAAAGTTACATGCAGATGTTTATGAAGATTTTTCACAGGATTTTATTCAAAGTTTGAAGGCGCTAGCACAAGAGCATGAGTTTTTAATTTTTGAAGATCGTAAGTTTGCTGATATAGGAAATACCCAAAAACTACAATTTGAAAAAGGAATTCATAAAATTGCTAATTGGGCTGATATGATTACTACACATATTATTGCAGGAGAAAAATCGTTAGAAGCTTTTGCAGATAGTGGAGTAGGTGTTGTTCCTATTTTGGAAATGTCTTCTAAAGGAGCTTTAACTAATAAAGGTTATGTAGATGCAGCAAAACGAATTGCAATGAACAATCCTCAAGTAATTGGAGGTGTTGCACAAAGTAAATTATCAGAAGAATTATTATTATTTACTCCAGGTGTTAATTTTGAAGCAACAGGTGATGATCTAGGGCAACAATACAATACACCAGAAAAAGTATTTAAAGAATATGAAACCGATTTTATTATTGTTGGTCGCGGAATTTACCAAGCAGAAAATGCTTCTGAAGCAGCTCAAAAATATAAAGAATTAGGTTGGGAAGCATACGAAAGAGCTTTGTAG
- a CDS encoding putative transcriptional regulatory protein YxjL (Probable member of the two-component regulatory system YxjM/YxjL; Contains 1 HTH luxR-type DNA-binding domain; Contains 1 response regulatory domain.), protein MKKIQIALVDDHQLFLDGLEAVLSKQDDIDVVFQTTSASALLDFLQLNTPDIILTDIAMPEMNGIELIKAIKKQSPHIKLLVLSMFQNMHSYTGIQGYLLKETPKIEVLEAIRGIVNEDKTYFNYTEQPIEEYIFNKNILSKREKQIVQLIAQELTNEEIAEKLFLSKRTVETHRKNIFFKMGVKSPAGLIKKAMHLGIVN, encoded by the coding sequence ATGAAAAAAATACAAATTGCACTAGTTGATGATCACCAATTGTTTTTAGACGGATTAGAAGCTGTTCTTTCTAAACAAGATGATATCGATGTTGTTTTTCAAACCACTTCAGCTTCGGCTTTACTCGATTTTCTCCAATTAAATACTCCGGATATTATTCTTACCGATATTGCTATGCCCGAAATGAATGGTATAGAGCTGATTAAGGCTATAAAAAAACAAAGCCCACATATTAAATTGTTGGTTTTAAGTATGTTTCAAAATATGCATTCTTATACAGGAATTCAAGGCTACTTATTGAAAGAAACTCCTAAAATAGAAGTTTTAGAAGCTATTCGAGGTATTGTAAATGAAGACAAAACGTATTTCAATTATACCGAACAACCTATTGAAGAATATATTTTCAATAAAAACATTTTAAGCAAACGTGAAAAACAAATTGTTCAATTGATCGCTCAAGAGTTAACAAACGAAGAAATTGCCGAAAAATTATTCTTAAGTAAACGTACCGTAGAAACCCATAGAAAAAATATCTTTTTTAAAATGGGTGTAAAAAGTCCTGCCGGATTAATTAAAAAAGCCATGCATTTAGGAATTGTCAACTAA
- the comP gene encoding histidine kinase (Member of the two-component regulatory system UhpB/UhpA involved in the regulation of the uptake of hexose phosphates. UhpB functions as a membrane-associated protein kinase that phosphorylates UhpA in response to environmental signals. Contains 1 histidine kinase domain.; KEGG: efq:DR75_1115 two-component system, NarL family, sensor histidine kinase ComP) has translation MIKNSFIFFFLLYSFTYSQTLRKEAEVLLKQSKQTRSSNLDSSYFYLEKGLKKAHQLQNDTLLAKYYFNLGDIFYEQKKINRAKNNTIKALSFSNKSNFRRGVQICLQRLGFLEKETNNYTSALNFYQKALKLSEKYHFNKSIIFLNSFIADLHNLKNDSIKTLYHYNKALNYSFLLNDSINIIDNCNKMGEFFRNNQNQDSALYYYKKGIKYASSLHDHQQLSMLYLNMASLLLEEKSLDLNLAYNYLERANRLIQPSKENDRYFIYNGLLALYYNYKKQYKKSLFYYQKAEEYSSSKRVSDPTKSILYYKISQLFLDMKNYEKAYTYFSKHKELNDSLFQIDKEREFAQVRTEYEVEKKDQQIGLLTKEKELEASKRKQFIYGAVALVIPLLLLLLFYRNRVKTQKLLNEKEVQRLEKEKALEQAESLLKGQDQERNRLAKEIHDGVGAQLAGLKLNLEDLNHELNHPELGSVTHKLENTFAELRSISHNLSVNYIQEHTLKELLTEVKIQYEKKKIFNIEMTLFPSEVLDTLNSFQKHHLYRIIQELFHNTYKHAHATQVLLSFTLRDTFLYIIYEDNGKGFDVSLLQKGIGLHNIEERIHALNGNWEIDSHPKSGTTIVLTIPQNL, from the coding sequence ATGATAAAAAACAGCTTTATATTCTTTTTTCTTTTATATTCTTTTACTTATTCCCAAACATTAAGAAAAGAAGCTGAAGTTCTTTTAAAACAATCAAAACAAACTCGATCTTCTAATTTGGATTCTTCTTATTTCTATTTAGAAAAAGGATTAAAAAAAGCACATCAATTACAAAATGACACTCTATTAGCTAAATATTACTTTAATTTAGGTGATATTTTTTATGAACAAAAAAAAATCAATAGAGCTAAAAACAATACAATTAAAGCTCTTTCTTTTTCAAATAAAAGTAATTTTCGTAGAGGGGTTCAAATATGCTTACAAAGGTTAGGTTTTTTAGAAAAAGAAACTAACAATTATACTTCTGCTTTAAATTTTTATCAAAAAGCACTAAAATTATCAGAAAAATATCATTTTAATAAATCAATAATCTTTCTGAATAGTTTTATTGCAGATTTACATAATCTTAAAAATGATTCTATAAAAACCCTTTATCATTATAACAAAGCTTTAAACTATTCTTTTCTACTTAATGATTCTATTAATATTATAGATAATTGTAATAAAATGGGAGAATTTTTTAGAAATAATCAAAATCAAGATAGTGCCCTATATTATTATAAAAAAGGAATTAAATATGCTTCATCTCTTCATGATCATCAACAACTTTCTATGCTATATTTAAATATGGCTTCACTTCTTTTAGAAGAAAAAAGTTTAGATTTAAATCTAGCATATAATTATTTAGAAAGAGCCAATAGATTAATACAACCTTCAAAAGAAAATGACCGTTATTTTATTTATAATGGTCTACTTGCCTTATACTACAACTACAAAAAACAATATAAAAAATCCTTATTTTATTATCAAAAAGCAGAAGAATATTCAAGTTCAAAAAGAGTTTCTGACCCTACCAAATCCATTCTTTATTATAAAATATCACAACTTTTTCTCGATATGAAAAACTATGAAAAAGCCTACACGTACTTTTCAAAACATAAAGAACTCAATGACAGCTTATTTCAAATTGATAAAGAACGAGAGTTTGCTCAAGTTCGTACAGAATATGAAGTAGAAAAGAAAGACCAACAAATTGGTTTATTAACTAAAGAAAAAGAACTAGAAGCTTCCAAACGAAAACAATTTATATACGGTGCTGTTGCCTTAGTAATTCCTTTGCTTTTATTATTGTTATTCTACCGTAACCGGGTTAAAACACAAAAACTATTAAATGAAAAGGAAGTACAACGTTTAGAAAAAGAAAAAGCATTAGAACAAGCTGAATCATTATTAAAAGGACAAGATCAGGAACGAAATCGCTTAGCCAAAGAAATTCATGATGGTGTTGGAGCTCAATTAGCGGGTTTAAAATTAAATTTAGAAGATTTAAACCATGAGCTTAACCACCCTGAATTAGGAAGTGTAACCCACAAACTGGAAAATACTTTTGCTGAATTACGCTCTATTTCTCATAATTTAAGTGTCAATTATATTCAAGAACATACTTTAAAAGAGCTTTTAACAGAAGTAAAAATTCAATATGAAAAAAAGAAGATCTTCAATATTGAGATGACCCTCTTTCCTTCTGAAGTTTTAGACACACTTAATTCTTTTCAAAAACATCATCTCTACCGAATTATTCAAGAATTATTTCATAATACTTATAAACATGCTCATGCCACACAAGTTCTCCTTAGCTTCACCTTACGAGATACTTTTTTATACATCATTTATGAAGATAATGGAAAAGGGTTTGATGTATCTTTACTTCAAAAAGGAATTGGGCTACACAATATAGAAGAACGTATACACGCTTTAAATGGAAATTGGGAAATAGATTCACATCCTAAAAGCGGAACCACTATTGTATTAACCATACCACAAAACCTATGA
- a CDS encoding peptidoglycan-binding protein ArfA (May play a role in ammonia secretion that neutralizes the medium at pH 5.5, although it does not play a direct role in ammonia transport. Binds peptidoglycan. Expression depends on arfB and arfC (By similarity); Belongs to the OmpA family. ArfA(Rv0899) subfamily; Contains 1 BON domain; Contains 1 OmpA-like domain.), translating to MKNITVKLGALAIAGTLTLGSCSSIQNANNQQKGTGIGAIGGAVLGGIIGNQIGGGNSEIGAVIGSVIGGAAGNAIGGKMDRQAEQIENEVPGAKVERVNDGEAIAVTFDGESGGVTFETAQYAVTPASQTTLDKLIDVFKAYPDTNLLINGHTDNVGNDANNMTLSQKRAMSVRDYLVANGVDASRVTTKWYGETMPKATNDTAEGRSINRRVEVFITPNEKMIQEAKEATGEQ from the coding sequence ATGAAAAATATAACAGTAAAATTAGGTGCTTTAGCTATTGCGGGAACTTTAACTTTAGGTTCTTGTTCAAGTATTCAAAATGCGAATAATCAACAAAAAGGAACAGGTATTGGTGCCATAGGAGGTGCTGTTTTAGGAGGAATCATTGGAAATCAAATTGGTGGTGGAAATTCTGAAATTGGTGCTGTAATTGGTAGTGTTATCGGTGGTGCTGCTGGGAATGCTATTGGTGGTAAGATGGATCGTCAAGCAGAACAAATTGAAAATGAAGTTCCAGGAGCAAAAGTTGAGCGTGTAAATGATGGAGAAGCTATTGCCGTTACTTTTGATGGTGAAAGTGGAGGAGTTACTTTTGAAACAGCACAATACGCTGTTACACCAGCATCTCAAACTACTTTAGATAAATTAATTGATGTTTTTAAAGCGTATCCTGATACAAACTTATTAATTAACGGGCATACTGATAATGTTGGTAATGATGCCAATAATATGACATTATCTCAAAAAAGAGCAATGTCTGTTCGTGATTATTTAGTAGCAAATGGTGTTGATGCTTCACGTGTTACGACTAAATGGTATGGTGAAACAATGCCAAAGGCAACGAATGATACGGCTGAAGGAAGATCTATAAACAGACGTGTGGAGGTATTTATTACACCAAATGAAAAAATGATCCAAGAAGCTAAAGAAGCAACAGGAGAACAATAA
- the aspA gene encoding aspartate ammonia-lyase (Belongs to the class-II fumarase/aspartase family. Aspartase subfamily.; KEGG: sgl:SG0303 aspartate ammonia-lyase), protein MYRIENDLIGNLNVPKDAYYGVQTQRAIENFYISGVKLSHFPEFIKALAYVKWAAAETNHSLGLLDTTIKDAIVKASQEIIEGKFNDEFPSDMIQGGAGTSTNMNANEVIANRALEIMGYEKGQYEYCSPNDHVNLSQSTNDAYPTAIKLATINSNNTLIHYLKDLIASFRKKGIEFKDVIKMGRTQLQDAVPMTLGQEFEAFAATLEEEIERLDQNAQLFLEINMGATAIGTGLNAAPGYAELCAENMKKITGHNFVKAKNLVEATPDTGSYVIYSSALKRMAVKLSKICNDLRILSSGPRAGFNEINLPAVQPGSSIMPGKVNPVIPEVMNQVCFKVIGNDLTVTMAAEAGQLQLNVMEPVLTFSIMESIEMLQRGMDTLRERCIEGITANEEHCKEMVLNSIGIVTALNPHIGYKNSTKIAKEALETGKSVYNLVLEHQILTKEELDNILDPSNMLAPQVHK, encoded by the coding sequence ATGTATAGAATTGAAAATGATTTAATCGGTAATTTAAATGTCCCTAAGGATGCTTATTATGGTGTACAAACACAAAGAGCTATTGAGAACTTTTATATTTCAGGGGTTAAACTAAGCCATTTTCCTGAGTTTATAAAAGCTCTAGCTTATGTAAAATGGGCAGCAGCTGAAACTAATCATTCATTAGGACTTTTGGACACAACCATAAAAGATGCCATTGTTAAAGCTTCTCAAGAAATTATTGAAGGGAAATTTAACGATGAATTTCCATCCGATATGATTCAAGGAGGTGCTGGAACTTCTACTAATATGAATGCGAATGAAGTCATTGCTAATCGTGCCTTAGAAATTATGGGATATGAAAAGGGACAATACGAATATTGTTCTCCAAATGACCATGTTAATTTATCTCAATCAACTAATGATGCTTATCCAACTGCTATTAAATTGGCAACAATCAATTCCAATAACACATTAATACATTATTTAAAAGATTTAATTGCTTCTTTTAGAAAAAAAGGAATTGAATTTAAAGATGTTATTAAAATGGGACGCACACAATTGCAAGATGCTGTTCCAATGACTTTAGGGCAAGAATTTGAAGCTTTTGCTGCTACTTTAGAAGAAGAAATTGAACGTTTGGATCAAAATGCTCAATTATTTTTAGAAATAAACATGGGTGCTACTGCTATTGGAACAGGATTGAATGCTGCTCCAGGATATGCAGAACTATGTGCAGAAAATATGAAAAAAATTACAGGACATAATTTTGTTAAAGCTAAAAACTTAGTGGAAGCGACTCCTGATACTGGTTCTTACGTAATTTATTCATCTGCACTAAAACGTATGGCGGTTAAATTATCTAAAATTTGTAATGATTTACGTATTCTTTCTTCTGGACCTCGTGCTGGATTTAATGAAATTAATTTACCGGCTGTTCAACCAGGTTCTTCTATTATGCCTGGAAAAGTAAATCCTGTTATTCCTGAAGTTATGAATCAAGTATGTTTTAAGGTAATTGGAAACGATTTAACTGTAACTATGGCTGCTGAAGCGGGACAATTACAATTAAATGTGATGGAACCTGTTTTAACTTTTTCTATTATGGAATCAATTGAAATGTTACAACGTGGTATGGATACCTTAAGAGAACGCTGTATTGAGGGAATCACAGCAAATGAAGAACATTGTAAAGAAATGGTTTTAAATAGTATCGGTATTGTAACGGCTCTAAATCCTCATATTGGGTATAAAAACAGTACTAAAATTGCAAAAGAAGCTCTTGAAACTGGTAAAAGCGTCTATAACTTAGTACTTGAACATCAAATTTTAACCAAAGAAGAATTGGATAACATTTTAGATCCTTCTAACATGTTAGCTCCTCAAGTACATAAATAA